The Halorientalis sp. IM1011 genome window below encodes:
- a CDS encoding molybdenum cofactor biosynthesis protein B, which produces MVDFQSRDTRRSVDDGDDDPSTADATGADEPEGHDEGHDDSGDDGGHAHDHDHHEHDRESLGVAIVTISSSRTREDDPAGDAIESALTDAGHEIAVRDVIRDDHDGVQNTVDAVAGRGDVDTVVTTGGTGITPDDVTVEAVRPLFDKELPGFGELFRRRSYDDIGTKVVGTRATAGVVDGVVVFCLPGSENAARLGAEEIIVEQAPHLVGLAQRE; this is translated from the coding sequence ATGGTCGATTTCCAGTCACGCGACACGCGCCGCTCGGTCGACGATGGAGACGACGATCCGTCGACCGCCGACGCGACCGGGGCGGACGAACCCGAAGGGCACGATGAGGGACACGACGACAGCGGGGACGACGGCGGACACGCTCACGATCACGACCACCACGAACACGACCGCGAGTCGCTGGGTGTGGCCATCGTGACGATATCGTCCTCGCGGACGCGGGAGGACGACCCCGCGGGCGATGCAATCGAGAGCGCCCTGACCGACGCGGGCCACGAGATCGCCGTCCGAGACGTGATCAGGGACGATCACGACGGCGTCCAAAACACCGTCGACGCCGTCGCGGGACGTGGGGACGTGGACACCGTCGTCACGACCGGGGGCACCGGCATCACCCCCGACGACGTGACCGTCGAAGCCGTCCGCCCGCTGTTCGACAAGGAGTTGCCCGGGTTCGGCGAACTGTTCCGGCGGCGCTCCTACGACGATATCGGGACGAAAGTCGTCGGCACACGAGCGACTGCGGGCGTCGTCGACGGCGTCGTGGTTTTCTGTCTCCCCGGCAGCGAGAACGCCGCCCGCCTCGGGGCCGAGGAGATCATCGTCGAGCAGGCCCCGCACCTCGTCGGCCTCGCCCAGCGGGAGTGA
- a CDS encoding zinc-binding dehydrogenase, which produces MQAVQFSEHGDTDVIEYDEFPDPDPADDEVLFDVKAAALNHLDVWTRRGLPGIDLEMPHIPGSDAAGVVTEVGADVDRFEEGDHVAVSAGVSCGSCEFCRDGEPTMCVDFHILGEHVRGVHAEQAAVPADNLVPVPDHVDWEVAGSASLVFQTAWRMLVTRADLQPGEKVLVLGASGGVGHAALQIAKYVGAEVYATASSEEKLEYAEELGADEVINYEQEDFDDAIRDITGYRGVDVVVDHIGAATWNKSLASLAKGGRIVTCGATTGPNPETDVNRIFWNQLEVIGSTMGTPGEVDDVLELVWEGEFEPRVRDTLPMSETARAHEMLQDREGFGKVVVRPDSEL; this is translated from the coding sequence ATGCAGGCAGTCCAGTTCTCCGAGCACGGCGATACGGACGTCATCGAGTACGACGAGTTCCCGGATCCGGACCCGGCCGACGACGAGGTACTCTTCGACGTGAAGGCGGCGGCGCTCAACCACCTCGACGTCTGGACCCGGCGCGGCCTCCCGGGGATCGATCTGGAGATGCCCCACATCCCCGGCAGCGACGCCGCGGGCGTCGTCACCGAGGTCGGCGCGGACGTGGACCGCTTCGAGGAGGGCGACCACGTCGCCGTCTCGGCCGGTGTCTCCTGTGGCTCGTGTGAGTTCTGCCGCGACGGCGAGCCGACGATGTGCGTGGACTTCCACATCCTCGGCGAACACGTCCGGGGCGTCCACGCCGAGCAGGCCGCCGTGCCCGCGGACAACCTCGTGCCGGTCCCCGATCACGTCGACTGGGAGGTCGCGGGGTCGGCCTCGCTGGTCTTCCAGACCGCCTGGCGCATGCTGGTGACGCGGGCCGACCTCCAGCCCGGCGAGAAGGTGCTCGTGCTGGGGGCCAGCGGTGGCGTCGGTCACGCCGCGCTCCAGATCGCGAAATACGTCGGCGCGGAGGTGTACGCGACCGCCAGCAGCGAGGAGAAACTCGAGTACGCCGAAGAACTCGGCGCGGACGAGGTCATCAACTACGAGCAGGAGGACTTCGACGACGCGATCCGCGACATCACGGGCTACCGCGGCGTCGACGTGGTCGTCGACCACATCGGGGCCGCCACCTGGAACAAGTCGCTGGCCAGCCTCGCGAAGGGCGGCCGGATCGTCACCTGCGGGGCGACCACCGGTCCGAACCCGGAGACGGACGTGAACCGCATCTTCTGGAACCAGCTGGAAGTCATCGGCTCGACGATGGGCACCCCCGGCGAGGTCGACGACGTGCTGGAACTGGTCTGGGAGGGCGAGTTCGAGCCCCGCGTCCGGGACACCCTGCCGATGAGCGAGACCGCCCGCGCCCACGAGATGCTCCAGGACCGCGAAGGCTTTGGGAAGGTCGTCGTGCGGCCCGACAGCGAGCTGTGA